The following are encoded together in the Vigna angularis cultivar LongXiaoDou No.4 chromosome 9, ASM1680809v1, whole genome shotgun sequence genome:
- the LOC108346206 gene encoding probable serine/threonine-protein kinase WNK5 isoform X2, which translates to MYKGRLGGKAHLGYVETDPSGRYGRFRDILGKGAVKVVYRAFDEVLGIEVAWNQVNLGDVFHSPDLLQRLYSEVHLLKNLEHDSIMTFHDSWIDVNYRTFNFITELFTSGTLREYRKKYQRVDIRAVKNWARQILTGLEYLHSHDPPVIHRDLKCDNIFINGHLGQVKIGDLGLAAILRGSQHAHSVIGTPEFMAPELYEEEYNELVDIYSFGMCMIEMFTSEFPYSECSNPAQIYKKVTSGKLPEAFYRIHDLEAQKFVGKCLANVSERLSAKELLLDSFLAENQLDSPLSSPTLPRKQTPTLNFTAPLAKGLPPMSDQIKDTHMTITGSINEEDDTIFLKVKISNKSDELFMNDDSSSQSSMNSFKCFNLKYCDPGNEDGHDPTAVLGAEALCYSPKGNEKCTRFCPREEVMDADCTKQFCNMKMDSHRYHGVQRLTRIRSFVDLRRQQLQRSLMEEIHKRRIFKTVGAIENIGFQNPEGAASFLF; encoded by the exons ATGTACAAGGGTAGATTAGGAGGAAAAGCTCATCTTGGATATGTTGAAACTGACCCTTCTGGTCGATATGGTCGT TTCAGGGACATTCTTGGCAAAGGAGCAGTGAAGGTTGTGTATAGGGCATTTGATGAAGTCcttggaatagaggttgctTGGAACCAAGTTAACCTTGGTGATGTCTTTCATTCACCAGACCTACTTCAACGTCTTTACTCAGAGGTTCATCTCCTCAAGAACTTGGAACATGACTCCATCATGACCTTCCATGATTCTTGGATTGATGTCAATTATAGAACCTTCAACTTCATCACTGAATTGTTCACCTCTGGCACCCTAAGAGA GTACAGAAAGAAGTATCAGAGAGTAGATATCAGAGCAGTGAAGAACTGGGCACGCCAGATTCTAACTGGTTTGGAGTATTTGCATAGCCATGATCCTCCAGTGATACATAGAGACCTCAAGTGTGACAATATCTTTATCAATGGCCATCTGGGGCAGGTCAAAATTGGTGATTTGGGCCTTGCAGCCATTCTTCGTGGCTCCCAACATGCACACAGTGTCATAG GTACACCAGAATTTATGGCACCAGAATTGTATGAAGAGGAATACAACGAGCTGGTTGACATATACTCCTTTGGGATGTGTATGATAGAAATGTTTACTTCTGAGTTCCCATACAGCGAGTGCTCCAACCCAGCTCAAATATACAAGAAAGTTACTTCA GGGAAGCTGCCAGAAGCCTTTTACAGAATCCATGACTTGGAAGCTCAGAAGTTTGTGGGAAAATGTTTGGCAAATGTCTCAGAGAGGTTGTCAGCAAAGGAGCTGTTGTTGGACTCATTTTTAGCCGAGAACCAACTAGACTCTCCACTCTCTAGCCCAACATTACCCAGAAAACAAACCCCCACACTCAATTTCACTGCACCACTGGCCAAAGGGCTACCACCAATGAGCGACCAAATAAAAGACACACACATGACCATCACAGGATCAATCAATGAAGAGGATGACACAATTTTCCTTAAAGTAAAAATTTCTAACAAAAGTG ATGAACTGTTTATGAATGATGATTCGAGCTCTCAAAGCTCAATGAACTCCTTCAAGTGCTTCAATCTCAAGTACTGTGACCCTGGCAATGAAGATGGGCATGATCCAACTGCAGTACTAGGAGCAGAAGCCCTTTGCTACTCTCCAAAAGGCAACGAAAAGTGCACAAGATTCTGTCCTCGAGAAGAAGTGATGGATGCTGATTGCACCAAACAGTTTTGCAACATGAAAATGGATTCTCACAGGTATCATGGAGTCCAGAGGCTAACCAGGATTCGTTCCTTTGTGGATCTAAGGAGACAACAACTGCAACGATCACTGATGGAAGAGATTCACAAGAGGAGAATCTTCAAGACGGTTGGTGCCATTGAAAACATTGGTTTTCAAAATCCAGAGGGAGCTGcgagttttttattttaa
- the LOC108346206 gene encoding probable serine/threonine-protein kinase WNK5 isoform X1: MYKGRLGGKAHLGYVETDPSGRYGRFRDILGKGAVKVVYRAFDEVLGIEVAWNQVNLGDVFHSPDLLQRLYSEVHLLKNLEHDSIMTFHDSWIDVNYRTFNFITELFTSGTLREYRKKYQRVDIRAVKNWARQILTGLEYLHSHDPPVIHRDLKCDNIFINGHLGQVKIGDLGLAAILRGSQHAHSVIGTPEFMAPELYEEEYNELVDIYSFGMCMIEMFTSEFPYSECSNPAQIYKKVTSGKLPEAFYRIHDLEAQKFVGKCLANVSERLSAKELLLDSFLAENQLDSPLSSPTLPRKQTPTLNFTAPLAKGLPPMSDQIKDTHMTITGSINEEDDTIFLKVKISNKSGEKRNIFFPFDTINDTAIDVAVEMVKELEISDLEPLEIAEMIEEEISALVPTWRDWGTSKYQRQHSFSYEDEYDMSNHHSYFSPSSRSSSHGSSHKHNSHLCGNHYPFAHDWPQDELFMNDDSSSQSSMNSFKCFNLKYCDPGNEDGHDPTAVLGAEALCYSPKGNEKCTRFCPREEVMDADCTKQFCNMKMDSHRYHGVQRLTRIRSFVDLRRQQLQRSLMEEIHKRRIFKTVGAIENIGFQNPEGAASFLF; encoded by the exons ATGTACAAGGGTAGATTAGGAGGAAAAGCTCATCTTGGATATGTTGAAACTGACCCTTCTGGTCGATATGGTCGT TTCAGGGACATTCTTGGCAAAGGAGCAGTGAAGGTTGTGTATAGGGCATTTGATGAAGTCcttggaatagaggttgctTGGAACCAAGTTAACCTTGGTGATGTCTTTCATTCACCAGACCTACTTCAACGTCTTTACTCAGAGGTTCATCTCCTCAAGAACTTGGAACATGACTCCATCATGACCTTCCATGATTCTTGGATTGATGTCAATTATAGAACCTTCAACTTCATCACTGAATTGTTCACCTCTGGCACCCTAAGAGA GTACAGAAAGAAGTATCAGAGAGTAGATATCAGAGCAGTGAAGAACTGGGCACGCCAGATTCTAACTGGTTTGGAGTATTTGCATAGCCATGATCCTCCAGTGATACATAGAGACCTCAAGTGTGACAATATCTTTATCAATGGCCATCTGGGGCAGGTCAAAATTGGTGATTTGGGCCTTGCAGCCATTCTTCGTGGCTCCCAACATGCACACAGTGTCATAG GTACACCAGAATTTATGGCACCAGAATTGTATGAAGAGGAATACAACGAGCTGGTTGACATATACTCCTTTGGGATGTGTATGATAGAAATGTTTACTTCTGAGTTCCCATACAGCGAGTGCTCCAACCCAGCTCAAATATACAAGAAAGTTACTTCA GGGAAGCTGCCAGAAGCCTTTTACAGAATCCATGACTTGGAAGCTCAGAAGTTTGTGGGAAAATGTTTGGCAAATGTCTCAGAGAGGTTGTCAGCAAAGGAGCTGTTGTTGGACTCATTTTTAGCCGAGAACCAACTAGACTCTCCACTCTCTAGCCCAACATTACCCAGAAAACAAACCCCCACACTCAATTTCACTGCACCACTGGCCAAAGGGCTACCACCAATGAGCGACCAAATAAAAGACACACACATGACCATCACAGGATCAATCAATGAAGAGGATGACACAATTTTCCTTAAAGTAAAAATTTCTAACAAAAGTG GGGAAAAGAGGAATATATTCTTTCCATTTGACACCATAAACGACACTGCAATTGATGTGGCAGTGGAGATGGTTAAAGAACTTGAAATTAGTGACTTGGAACCATTAGAGATTGCTGAAATGATTGAGGAAGAGATATCAGCTTTAGTCCCAACATGGAGGGACTGGGGCACTTCTAAGTATCAAAGACAACATAGTTTTAGCTATGAAGATGAGTATGATATGAGTAACCACCACTCATACTTCTCACCATCTTCTCGCTCTTCCTCTCATGGTTCTTCCCACAAGCATAATTCCCACCTCTGTGGGAACCATTACCCTTTTGCTCATGATTGGCCTCAGG ATGAACTGTTTATGAATGATGATTCGAGCTCTCAAAGCTCAATGAACTCCTTCAAGTGCTTCAATCTCAAGTACTGTGACCCTGGCAATGAAGATGGGCATGATCCAACTGCAGTACTAGGAGCAGAAGCCCTTTGCTACTCTCCAAAAGGCAACGAAAAGTGCACAAGATTCTGTCCTCGAGAAGAAGTGATGGATGCTGATTGCACCAAACAGTTTTGCAACATGAAAATGGATTCTCACAGGTATCATGGAGTCCAGAGGCTAACCAGGATTCGTTCCTTTGTGGATCTAAGGAGACAACAACTGCAACGATCACTGATGGAAGAGATTCACAAGAGGAGAATCTTCAAGACGGTTGGTGCCATTGAAAACATTGGTTTTCAAAATCCAGAGGGAGCTGcgagttttttattttaa